From Pseudomonadota bacterium, the proteins below share one genomic window:
- the rpmF gene encoding 50S ribosomal protein L32, which translates to MAVPKQKTSKSKRNMRRAHDALRPISVGECPQCGESKLPHHLCQACGYYKGQQVTKGRA; encoded by the coding sequence ATGGCTGTCCCAAAGCAAAAAACATCGAAATCGAAGCGCAATATGCGCCGTGCACATGATGCCTTACGCCCCATCAGCGTGGGTGAATGTCCGCAATGTGGCGAATCTAAATTGCCACACCATCTTTGTCAAGCTTGTGGCTACTATAAGGGCCAACAAGTTACCAAGGGTCGCGCATAG